Genomic segment of Acidobacteriota bacterium:
AGGCTCTGAAACTGGGCGTGCCAGCGGCACCAGTCGATCAGCCTGCGGCGCGCGGAATGGCGGTTGTGAAAGGCGGCTTCGGCGTCGGAACGATAGCGCCAGCTCGGTGAGGTGGCCAGCCAGGTTCCCGAGGGGTGCTGTTCGAGAACCGCCTCCTCCTGCTCCGCCTCCGCCATGAGGACTCGACCGGCGATCGGAGGCCAGAGGTGTCCCACGGGAATCGTCGAGTCGGGAAGACGGGGCGAGCTCCTGACACCGCTGCCGGGATCTCGCTTCAGAAGGCTCTCGCGGGCGTCCGAGAGGTCGAGCCCTTGCAGCTCGGCGAGGAGTTGATCGGGATCGTGGTCCTCAGGATTCAGCTCCGCCAAAGCGCCACTCTGGAGCATCACCTTGAGTCGTTCGAGAGCCAATCGAACCGCCAAAACATAGGTCGCGCGCACGCCGGATCCGGTCGTCGCGAGAGTCCCAGTGATGCCGATCAGCGGCTCGAGGCCGAGACGGGACCGGATCTCGGCAAGGGGTAGCGCCTCCGGAAGGTCGCGCTTGTTGGCTTGCAGCAAGAAGGCGGCCGGCGGGTCGAGATGCTCGATCTGCTGGCGCAGCTCGCGCAGCGGCTCGCGGGCTGCGTCGCAGCCCGCGGGCGACGAGTCGACGACGAAGACGACCGCATCGGCGGCTTCGAGAAGATGTCGACGCCGGGCCAGGAGGGTTCTCTGCCCGGGTACGGTGACCAGGCTGCACTGCAGGATTTTGCCCTGGAAATTGCCGCCGGAGTGCTCGAGCCAGTCGAAGAAGGTCGTCCGCCCTGCGACTTCTTTGGGGGTCTCGGTCTTGCCGCCCAACAGCTCGGCGAGGGAGCGGAGGGTCGTGGTCTTGCCCGCTTCGCTGGCGCCGTCATAGGCGATTCGCAGGGAGAAACTGTTGGTCTCTGGGTCGAATTTGGGCATATTGGGCTTCAGAGCGAGGGATTGGGGCCGAACCCATCGGAATGCTAACTCAATCCTCTTTCGGGCCTAAAAAAACACCTCGACCGGATTTTCCCGAGATTTGCACTCATGAATTTTATGTAGAGTGATTTAAAATTTCCTAATCAGATGAGGTAGAGTGGCATCGTGAGCTTCGGCTTGCAAGTGTCGGTGAGCACTTACATTCTGTTCGATTGGAGGCCTGACGATGACTTATGTCTCGCTACGCCTCGGCGGCTCCTGCGATGGCTCTTCTTGAGATCCAGCAGGAGCGCGAGGTTCTTCCCGTAGCTCCCGAGAATACCCCCAACACGCTGGTGGTTTCGCGATCCCGCGACCTGCAGGAACTCCTTGAGCAGGTCGTCTCGACGACCAGCGCACGAGTCTGGATCTGCGATTCCGCCAACGAGGCTCTAGACGTCGTAGGAGATCAGGCTCCGAAGAATTTGATCTTCGATTCCCGCGAGGGAATCGGGGACGCTCTGGACGTGCTTTCGGCGCTGCCGGGGTGGGAGTGGTCACATCTCGCCTGTTTGTGCCATAACGCTGAAGATCTGGTACCCTTCGGATCGGGAGTTTCTTTCATTGCTCCCGACCGCCTCGCGGAATTCCTGACCTCGAACCTGGAGCCCGATGACGCCGATTTTCGGCTGTCGACGGCGGATCTGGCAGACCTCTGCCGCTCCGGCGAGGGTTCCTTGGTTCTGCGATTCGGTTTCCCCGGCTCCGATCATGAGATTGCGGAGCTGCAGATCGTCAGGGGGAAGGTCGTGCAGGCGGTAGCAGGCAGTTTGTTTGGACTTCCAGCTTTGCTGGCGGTTCTTTCTCAGCGCCCTGAGACGGTCTCGGTGCGCCCTTTGCAGCAGCTTCTTCCGGAGGCCGAACTGAATGAGGAAGCTGCGTTCGATTTGATCGAAAGGAAAGTCCAAATGGCACAGGTCAATCTGGATAAGTTGACGGAAATCGATGGTTTCGTGGGAGCTTGCCTGGTCGATAGCGAGAGTGGGATGACCCTCGGAGCGGCGGGTGGCGGCATGCTGAACATGGAAGTTGCCGCGAGCGGCAACAGCGAGGTGGTCAAGGCCAAGAACAAGACGATGGATGCCCTGGGCCTCGACGACTCGATCGAGGACATCCTGATCACCCTCGGTGGCCAGTACCACCTGATCCGGCCGCTGGCGAAGGACAAGACGATGTTCTTGTACCTGGCTCTCGACCGCAAGAAGTCCAATCTGGCTCTTGCCCGTCACTCCCTCAAGGCCTTCGAAGGTATCTTCAGCCTCTAGGTCTCGCGGGCTCCGCGGTGGTTCCGCGGAGCCCCGGCAGTTCCCTACCCTCTCTCCGAGAACGCTCCCACCATCGGCCTCGCGGCCTCCCAGGCCGCCGGCGTCTACGCCTCCTGTTCTTCGGGTCCGTCGACCAGCCGTAGCAGGTCGTCGATGCGGGCCTCGGCATCGGCTTCGCCGATCTCCATCAGCTGCTGCAGGTAGTCGTGCTGGAACATCAGCAGCGACAGGAAGTCCGGGCTCTTGGTCTCGCGCGTACCGAGGCCGCGGGTGAGGAAGCGGAAGGCTCTGGGCAGCCGAACTTCGAACTGTCCGGCGAGCTTGCCGAGATCCACCGACGGACGGAGCACCTCGATGTCGATGGTGCGCAGGTTGCCACGCCGTTCCGGTGGCAGATCTGAGATCACCTGGTTCATCAGCTTCATGCGCAGCACGTCCTGATCCATCAGGTCGAGGAAAATGGCGTTCATCAGCAGGCCCAACACCTGCGCCGGCGGCGGATAGCCGGTGATCAACGGGACATCCGCCTCTTCTCGGCTGCGGTCGTAGCGCGTCGACACCGCCAGAATGCGGGAAGCCCCCAGGTGCAGGGCCGGGCTCAGCGGTGCCGCCAGGCGGACGCCGCCGTCACCGTGCCAGCTGTCGGTCAGCCGAACCGCCGGGAAGAGCAGCGGCAGCGCCGCCGAGGCCATGACGTGGTCGATGCTCATCCGGCAGCGGGCGCTCTTGCGGTGGGGACGCTCCCAGTCTGCGATGTCCCGGCCTTGGTACCAGGTGACGGTTTGGCCGGTGCCGTAGTCGAGGGTGGTCAAGGCCATGGCGTGGAGCTTCCCGGCCTCGATGTTGCGCTCCACGCCGACGACCTCCCGGTCGCGAGTCTGCAGGCAGCGGTGGAGGAGGGCATCGAGCGGGGCCGTGTCGACCAGAGAGCCGCGGCCGGTCGACTTGCGAACCCCGCCGGAGATCAGCCGTAGGCCCCAGCTCAACACCATACGGCTCAAGCTGGGAGCGTCGACGCGGAAGACCTGATCCGTTTCGAGGTCGCTCCAGATCTCTTGCAGGCCCTCGGTGGCCTGGTAGAGGTTGCCGCCGTGGGATGCCAGATAGATGGCGTTGATGGCGCCGGCGGAGACGCCGGTGATAATCGGAAACCGGATGTTGGGGCGATGCCGCGCCAAGGTGCGCAGGAGGCCGACCTGGTAGGCCGCACGGGCTCCGCCGCCACCGAGAACGATGGCGAGATCGGAGCGGCGCGATGGAGAGGGAGGCACGGGATCGCAAGCATACCGCTTGCGCGGTTCAGCTTTCGGGTAGCTCGTAGGTCGGAGTGGCGAGGTCCGCCGTCGGCTGGCCGGTGATCGTCGCCAGGATGCGGTCGACGTGAACGTGGCTGGTTTCGATGAAGGCCTTGACGCCGGCGAGCTGGGTGCCGGCGGCGCCGGTGCCGGCGACGAACAGGCCCGGCACGTTGGTCTCCATGGTGGCCTCGTCGTGGCGCGGCTTCTTGCCCGGTCCCTCGAGGACGATGCCGGCCTGCTCGAAGAGCGTCGGGTCCTGGGTGTAGCCGGTCATCAAGAGGACATCGTCGGCGGCCACGGTTTGCTCGTCACCACCGGTGGTCGAAGCCAGCCTCACCCGATCCGGCAGGATCTCGCTGGGCACCGTCGACGGCAGGAAGGGCACCCGGCGGTCCCGGATCAGGGCCCGGATGTCGGGCATCAGCCAGAACTTGATGCGCTCTGGGTCGAGGTCTTCGCCGCGATAGCTGAGGATCGGCGAAGCGCCGACCCGCTGCAGGCGAATCACCGCTTCTACCGCCGAGTTCTTGCCCCCGACCACCAGCACTCGACGGCCGAAGTAGCGGTGCGGCTCGCCGAGATAGTGGCTGACGTGGGGCAGGTCTTCGCCGGCGATGCCGAGGCGCCGTGGCTGGTGCATGTCGCCGATCGCCAGCACCACCCGGTCGGCGCTCCAGTGGTGCTGTCGCCCCCGCCGAACGGTGGTGACGGCGAAACCGCCGCCCTCTCGCGGCGTGACTCGGGTCACCGGCTCGTAGGTGGCGATCTCGAGCCCGAACTGCAGCACGACGTTGCGCAGGTAGAGCAGATACTCCTCCCGGGTGGCCTTCGACTGATCCTGAGTCTGCAGGGGCACGCCGGCGATGGCGATGCGCTCCGGAGAGGAGAAGAAATGGGTCTGCGGGGCGTACCAGGCGATGGTCGCACCGATGGCGGCGGCCTCGAAATGACGATATGAAATGCCGGCACCTTTGAGGGCCACCGCCATCTCGATTCCGATCGGCCCGGCGCCGATCACGATGACATCGCTGTGCTGCACCGCTCGTCGTCCCCTTCCTCGCGCTGCGGGAAGCGCCTGCGGTGCTCCCCGGGGGTAATTCGAGGAGCGACTATAATCGACACCTATGCTGCCGAAGAAAGCAAGTCGCGAGGAAGTTCTCGAAAGGCTGGAAAAGGCCGGCGGCTTGCGTTCCGGCGCGGTGCGTCAGGTGCACCGCGAGACCGGGGTCCCGGAGGCCGACATCTACGGGGTCGCGACCTTTTATCACCTGATCGCGGAGCCCGAGGTCGCCGTGCGGGTCTGCCAGGGGCTGTCTTGCAAGATCGCCGACTGCGACAGCGTTAAGGCGGAGCTCGATGGCCTCGGCGAACCGGCGGCCTTTGCTTCCTGCCTCGGCCTGTGCGACCAGGCGCCGGCGGTTTGGCGCCCGGGAGCCAATGGTCCCGATCCGGCCTGCGGCCTCTCGCCGAGCCATTCCGAGCTCGCCATGGACCTGGCGGCCGCCGACACGGCCCCCTGGGAAGGATTGCCGCTGGCCCTCGAACGGGGCGGCGACTGGGTCTGCGGCGAGCTCGAGGCGGCGGGTCTGCAGGGGCGGGGTGGGGCTGGCTTTCCGGCCTACATCAAGTGGAATGCGGTGCGTGGCCAGGGCGAGACGGAACGCTACGTGGTGCTCAACGCCGATGAAGGCGAGCCCGGGACCTTCAAGGATCGCGAGGTCATGCTGCGGCGCCCGCACCTAGTGCTCGAAGGTCTCGCCATTGCGGCCCATGTTCTCGGTGCGCGCGACATCTACCTCTACATTCGCGGCGAGTTCGGGTTGCCGCGCCGCGCCCTCGAAGGCGCCCTCGCCGAAGCCCGCGATCGGGGTGATCTCGGCGATCGCCTCGCCTGGCACTTCGTCGATGGTCATGGCGCCTATATCTGTGGCGAGGAAACGGCCCTCCTCGAGGCCCTCGAGGGCAAGCGCGGCATGCCTCGCCTCAAGCCGCCGTTTCCCGTCGAGCAGGGCTTTCGCGGCAAGCCGACGTTGATCCAGAACGTCGAGACCATCGCCTGCGTGCCCGCGATCCTGCGCCGTGGTGGTGAGTGGTTCCATTCCCTCGGCCGCACCGGCGCCGGTTCGAAGCTGTACTGCCTGTCGGGCCATGTCGCCCGGCCCGGGGTCTACGAGGCCCCCCTCGGCATATCGATGGCCGAGCTCCTCGAGCTCGGTGGCGGGGTCCTCGGCGAGCTCAAGGCCTTCTCCCCCGGGGGAGCCTCGAGCGGCTTCTTGCCGGCGTCGCAGGTCGATATCGCGCTCGATTTCAAGACCCTCGGCCAGGTCGGCTCGATGCTCGGCTCGGCCGGCGCGGTGGTTCTCAACGACAGTGTCGACATGGTGGAGGCAGCGCTCACCCAGGCGGTCTTCTTCGAAGACGAGAGCTGTGGCCAGTGCGCCCCCTGTCGTATCGGCACCCAGATGATTCGCCAGACCTTGGCGCGCTATCTCG
This window contains:
- a CDS encoding ADP-ribosylation factor-like protein; the encoded protein is MPKFDPETNSFSLRIAYDGASEAGKTTTLRSLAELLGGKTETPKEVAGRTTFFDWLEHSGGNFQGKILQCSLVTVPGQRTLLARRRHLLEAADAVVFVVDSSPAGCDAAREPLRELRQQIEHLDPPAAFLLQANKRDLPEALPLAEIRSRLGLEPLIGITGTLATTGSGVRATYVLAVRLALERLKVMLQSGALAELNPEDHDPDQLLAELQGLDLSDARESLLKRDPGSGVRSSPRLPDSTIPVGHLWPPIAGRVLMAEAEQEEAVLEQHPSGTWLATSPSWRYRSDAEAAFHNRHSARRRLIDWCRWHAQFQSLLSTQRVLSLAHDEGEQGWRLWQVVRELPALDLELDRLLGSWQFDEAHRLLDAAEVWAQTAAEHHETQNLLAYADLSSLTNVDRKVTFREFASPASDIRSTAFESSDLLRQIARYRRQIANRP
- a CDS encoding roadblock/LC7 domain-containing protein; protein product: MAQVNLDKLTEIDGFVGACLVDSESGMTLGAAGGGMLNMEVAASGNSEVVKAKNKTMDALGLDDSIEDILITLGGQYHLIRPLAKDKTMFLYLALDRKKSNLALARHSLKAFEGIFSL
- a CDS encoding patatin-like phospholipase family protein, producing the protein MPPSPSRRSDLAIVLGGGGARAAYQVGLLRTLARHRPNIRFPIITGVSAGAINAIYLASHGGNLYQATEGLQEIWSDLETDQVFRVDAPSLSRMVLSWGLRLISGGVRKSTGRGSLVDTAPLDALLHRCLQTRDREVVGVERNIEAGKLHAMALTTLDYGTGQTVTWYQGRDIADWERPHRKSARCRMSIDHVMASAALPLLFPAVRLTDSWHGDGGVRLAAPLSPALHLGASRILAVSTRYDRSREEADVPLITGYPPPAQVLGLLMNAIFLDLMDQDVLRMKLMNQVISDLPPERRGNLRTIDIEVLRPSVDLGKLAGQFEVRLPRAFRFLTRGLGTRETKSPDFLSLLMFQHDYLQQLMEIGEADAEARIDDLLRLVDGPEEQEA
- a CDS encoding NAD(P)-binding domain-containing protein; its protein translation is MQHSDVIVIGAGPIGIEMAVALKGAGISYRHFEAAAIGATIAWYAPQTHFFSSPERIAIAGVPLQTQDQSKATREEYLLYLRNVVLQFGLEIATYEPVTRVTPREGGGFAVTTVRRGRQHHWSADRVVLAIGDMHQPRRLGIAGEDLPHVSHYLGEPHRYFGRRVLVVGGKNSAVEAVIRLQRVGASPILSYRGEDLDPERIKFWLMPDIRALIRDRRVPFLPSTVPSEILPDRVRLASTTGGDEQTVAADDVLLMTGYTQDPTLFEQAGIVLEGPGKKPRHDEATMETNVPGLFVAGTGAAGTQLAGVKAFIETSHVHVDRILATITGQPTADLATPTYELPES
- a CDS encoding NADH-ubiquinone oxidoreductase-F iron-sulfur binding region domain-containing protein, whose translation is MLPKKASREEVLERLEKAGGLRSGAVRQVHRETGVPEADIYGVATFYHLIAEPEVAVRVCQGLSCKIADCDSVKAELDGLGEPAAFASCLGLCDQAPAVWRPGANGPDPACGLSPSHSELAMDLAAADTAPWEGLPLALERGGDWVCGELEAAGLQGRGGAGFPAYIKWNAVRGQGETERYVVLNADEGEPGTFKDREVMLRRPHLVLEGLAIAAHVLGARDIYLYIRGEFGLPRRALEGALAEARDRGDLGDRLAWHFVDGHGAYICGEETALLEALEGKRGMPRLKPPFPVEQGFRGKPTLIQNVETIACVPAILRRGGEWFHSLGRTGAGSKLYCLSGHVARPGVYEAPLGISMAELLELGGGVLGELKAFSPGGASSGFLPASQVDIALDFKTLGQVGSMLGSAGAVVLNDSVDMVEAALTQAVFFEDESCGQCAPCRIGTQMIRQTLARYLEERSPAVLEHLTEVTWGMGEASICGLGQAAFYPLTSAMKYFPAEFGLPGGTT